In uncultured Methanobacterium sp., a genomic segment contains:
- the cdhD gene encoding CO dehydrogenase/acetyl-CoA synthase subunit delta, with product MDKMSQLLKLLEKTDYIEINEFRMDFEELELQLMPAMQRVVQQAVTQKAAVQETIKTMEAIDFVPPIKDYPGEVAQVQLGAGSRKPVYLGGQQALYRFEEPQPNPPVVTFDVFDIPMPGLPRPIREHFSDVMEHPGDWAKKAVKDFGANVVTIHLIGTGPKVMDKTPRQAAEDIEEVLQAVDVPLVIGGSGDPQKDPVVLEAAAIAAEDERCLLASANLDLDYKRVAKAAVDYNHAVLSWAITDINMQKTLNKYLMKEGLTQKDIVMDPTTCALGYGIEFSIDVITRTRLAALKGDKDLQMPMSSGTTNAWGSREAWMKNDAWGPTDYRGPIWEIFTGLTMMLCGVDIFMMLHPQSVQILSEIGSSFTKDYLTTDVPDISNWITELE from the coding sequence ATGGATAAAATGTCGCAACTTCTTAAACTACTGGAAAAAACTGACTATATAGAGATCAACGAATTTAGAATGGATTTTGAGGAACTGGAATTGCAGCTTATGCCTGCCATGCAACGCGTGGTGCAGCAGGCAGTAACCCAAAAGGCTGCAGTTCAGGAAACCATTAAAACAATGGAAGCCATTGATTTTGTTCCTCCAATAAAAGATTACCCGGGTGAGGTTGCCCAGGTACAACTGGGAGCTGGAAGCAGAAAACCAGTATATCTGGGAGGTCAACAGGCTCTTTACCGCTTTGAAGAACCTCAACCAAATCCTCCGGTGGTAACCTTTGATGTGTTTGATATTCCCATGCCAGGGCTACCACGCCCTATAAGGGAACACTTCTCGGATGTTATGGAACACCCTGGAGACTGGGCCAAAAAAGCGGTTAAGGACTTTGGGGCTAATGTGGTAACTATCCACCTAATTGGAACTGGACCTAAAGTTATGGACAAAACACCAAGACAGGCTGCTGAGGATATTGAAGAAGTCCTGCAGGCTGTGGATGTGCCACTGGTTATCGGAGGATCTGGAGATCCCCAGAAGGATCCAGTAGTTCTTGAAGCTGCTGCCATTGCTGCAGAAGATGAACGCTGCTTACTGGCTTCAGCTAACCTGGACCTGGATTACAAGAGGGTGGCCAAAGCAGCAGTGGACTACAACCACGCAGTCTTAAGCTGGGCCATCACCGACATAAACATGCAGAAAACCCTGAACAAATACCTTATGAAAGAAGGGCTAACTCAAAAGGACATTGTCATGGACCCCACCACCTGTGCACTGGGTTACGGTATAGAATTCTCCATTGATGTCATCACCAGAACCAGGCTGGCAGCACTTAAAGGAGACAAAGATCTGCAGATGCCAATGAGCTCTGGAACCACCAATGCCTGGGGATCCAGGGAAGCCTGGATGAAAAACGATGCATGGGGCCCCACTGATTACCGGGGACCAATCTGGGAGATTTTCACCGGTTTAACCATGATGCTCTGTGGAGTGGACATCTTCATGATGCTGCACCCACAATCAGTGCAGATCTTAAGCGAAATAGGTTCCTCCTTTACCAAGGATTACCTTACAACTGATGTACCAGACATATCCAACTGGATAACGGAGCTGGAATAG
- a CDS encoding AAA family ATPase has translation MIIAVSGKGGTGKTLISSLLIKNLSSTQKDILAIDADPDSNLPEALGVDVHKTVGDVREELKEDTAKGRIPTGMNKWDILDYKIMESIIETPNFDLLVMGRPEGSGCYCAVNNMLRRIIENLSSNYDMIIIDTEAGLEHLSRRTTQNVDVMLVVTDKSKRGMLTAQRIGQLADELDINFKELYLVLNRVNIDNEDEIMEKAKETGLEIAGVIYEDDEVTQYDIEGRPLVELASESNTVKAVSGILSRIKVK, from the coding sequence GTGATCATCGCAGTAAGTGGTAAAGGTGGAACTGGGAAAACCCTGATATCATCTCTTCTCATAAAAAACCTGTCCAGCACCCAGAAGGATATTCTGGCAATTGATGCCGACCCTGATAGCAATTTACCTGAAGCATTAGGGGTGGATGTTCATAAAACTGTGGGAGATGTTCGGGAAGAATTAAAAGAAGACACTGCCAAGGGTAGAATACCCACAGGGATGAACAAGTGGGATATCCTGGACTACAAAATCATGGAGTCCATCATTGAAACTCCCAATTTTGATCTCCTGGTTATGGGAAGACCTGAAGGCAGTGGATGCTACTGTGCAGTAAACAACATGCTCCGAAGAATAATCGAGAACCTATCATCCAATTATGATATGATCATCATTGACACCGAGGCTGGACTGGAACACCTCAGTCGCAGAACCACCCAAAACGTGGACGTGATGCTGGTAGTCACTGATAAATCTAAAAGAGGAATGCTTACTGCACAAAGAATTGGGCAACTAGCTGATGAATTGGATATCAACTTCAAAGAGTTATACTTGGTATTAAACCGGGTGAACATTGACAATGAAGATGAAATCATGGAAAAAGCTAAAGAAACCGGTTTGGAGATAGCAGGAGTAATCTATGAAGATGATGAGGTAACCCAGTACGATATCGAGGGAAGGCCCCTGGTGGAACTTGCCAGTGAATCTAATACTGTAAAGGCAGTATCCGGGATATTATCCCGTATTAAAGTTAAGTAA